ATAAGGATTTGAGGGATCCCCTAGCGCGGGAATGATCGACGACACAATGCAAGTAAAAATATCCTAGGAGACAAAGAAGCCAGTCAGTTGCCAAAACCGAATATCAACACGCATCTGTAAACGTTGAGTAGATCGCACTTTTAGTTGATTCGCCGTAAAAGGCGCGTCAGGCGCACAGAGGCGCAACACATCCACAATGCAGCAAGTAGCCCAGGCCCGAACGCCCTTATCCTTATGCGCCAGCAGTTGAGCCGTGGCGAGCTCCTGCGAGACCTTCCTTAGAgactccttctcaatctcctcctgtTCGAGCTTGCGCAACTCCTGCGCTAGCGTTTGCAGCCGCTGCAGCAAATCCGCAATGGGGATAGCAGAGCGTCCGACGCGCCATGAAAGCGGCTCATTGAACTTCAGTTGGCGAAGACCGCCGGAGGGTTCTTCAGGTTCCACGTCTTCCGTGGCGACCGAGGGGCCTTGACGAGTGCGCGACGGCATCGTGGGAGCGCGGGGAAGCCGAGGTCGAAGAGGCTGCACTTTAGGGCACCATGCGTCAAGTGAAAGCGAGTGCAGAGATATTCAAGTGCAGATTCCGACAGGCAAGCAATTGGCTGGCTGGATCCCGCAGCGGAATCGAGTTGTctggaaggaaaagcaaCTCAAGGAGCAGCAGCCCGGCGTTTCGTACTTCTGCCAAAAAGGGAAAGCCGGCGTTGACCTTGACCGCCTTGCGAGACGCGTCGCGCGTTTACGTCTCAGGTACGGGgtactctcctcttcctagGTGCGCTGAAAGCACACTGCACATTCTGGTGAAACGAAAGATTCAATTTTGATTAGTTGTCATGATTGTATGCTAATTACATTCTATAACTAGTACTGAACGCTGATAGACCGCTTTTAAATGCAAAATCACTATGCACAGCCGTCGACGCCATAAATGCTAACCAATGCTCCTGCAGCTAGAAATTAGGTGAGAACTTGCTGAGCGCCCTAATCTTTTTGCCATAGATATAAAAGACGATGGGGATAGGAATCATTGCAACGGTGATGAACCCGAGCAGACTGGACGCCCATGGCACGCCCAGCTTATGATACATCTGTGTTGCGAAGAGTGGGAAAGCACCGCCTAGGGAGCTTCGAATCAGAGTGTTGGCTGCAATCGCAGAATTTGCAAACATCATGTACACATCAATGATGTAGTTGAGGCCCTGCATGAAGATCACGAGGATACCGGCGCCGATAGGAACACCAGCGGCGACCTGGGCCAGCCAGTGCACGTTCGGACTGGACGTCCATCCAAACCAGAAAAGCCCACCAGGCAGGAGTACGGAGGCGACCATCATGGGGACCAAACGTTCTTCAGGGATAACTCTGCCGTGCTTGGCGAGCTTACGGGCAAAGCGAGTCTTAGTTTGCCAGACGATGAGGGCCACGCCGCAGAGCACTCCAATCATGATTCCGATGAACGGGAGACCAGCAATACCCCCGTTGGTCCAGCCGCGCTCCTCTTGGAACGAAACGGGATAGGCTTCGAAGAAAAGGTAGAGGATTCCGTACACGAGTGCAAGGTAGAGAGTAATCAGGATGAGAATGGGCTCGAGCATGAGCATCTGAACGGGACGGAACAGGTATTTGCGGACGATGTCGCCAAAAGTCGGTCTGTGGTGATCGAGGAAAGCATACAGATCTTGATTGCCAGTCTCCTTACGGAGTTTGGCAGCGCGCCTCTGCAGGAGCACCGGGTGATACGTTTCGGGCACTACAAACCAGGCGATGCCGCCAAACGATCCTGATGCAATCAGGGTGATCCAAGCAGTCCACCGCCAGCCGAGATAGGAATCAGTGAGAAATCCGCCAACAATTGGACCTGGAGAAATAGCCGTCAGTCAAAAATCCTCAGGGAATGAAGGGTATCAAAACTCACCGAGCACGGGTCCGACGAAGGTAGCTGCTGAAAACAGCGCAATCGCTATGGCGCGATCAACAGGATCCCAAAAGTCTGCCATTGCACctccaacaacagccagaGGCGAGCACCCCAGAAAGCCCATCAAAAATCGACACACAAGAATAGTCTGCACGTTCTTGGCCACGGCAACAGGGATTTGGAAGATAGCGAACAAAGCATATCCAAGAAACAGGGGGTATTTCCGGCCATACAGCTCCGACATAGGTGACCAGACCAAAGGGCCAGCAGCAAACCCAAACACCACTAAACTGGTCGCGAGGATCATAACCTCGGTAGATACGCCGAACTGCTGCGCCGTCACCAGCGTCGCCGTCGAGAACACACTACTCGCGAAAGTGAGCCACATTGTCATCGAGGACATGGTCATTGTGATGACCCATTTCCTCCAATGGGGCATGTTCTGCGGGTTCTCGGGGTCGTTAGGTCCATTCCACTCGATCAGATTGGGATCCTTGGACTCCAGTTCCTTCGGCTTTTCATCGGCTGATGGCTTTTGTGCGTCATGGTTGCCACTTTCGATATCACggtcttctcccttctcagAAACCGTATCAGGCGAAGACTGCATGGCCTTCTCACCGTACCCTAGACTGGAACGGGATTCTGAACGTAGAGTTGTGCTGGAAGACGGCGCATCGTGCCCGGGTCCGTCACCTGGGTggaggttgttgatatcaCTCATTGCCCGGTATCTATCCGCTGGTTCGAGTAGGATTAGAGGCGAAATATATAGAGGGTAAACCGAAGTGATATAATTATGCACGCTCCACAAGGAAACTCAAGGAGAATAAACAACCGCTGCAGTCAAAGGGGCAGCGAAAAGTTGCTAACGCCATTAATATACTTCTACTGCAAACCCTCGACGAAGTGGGCCTTAGGCAGTTTGGATTTATAATTCCACCTGGCATCCACCATCTTCCAGGAGGCGCAAGCCCCATCGCGTGGACACAAAAGATTGTACCTTGACCCATCCGCTCTAAACTCCGAGCCAAACACCTTCTAAACTCCATTCATGATTTGACATCGAGATTCAGTCACAGATAATCGGACAGTTCCAACCCCGCCCTCCGTCCGCCGCTGACAGCACATGTAACATGTTAAGTGCACTCATAGTCCAGAGCTATTGCGCTATGCCGGTTATCCGAGTCACAGCCTAAACGCATCAGGCATGGCATCCGCAGGCCTAGCACCTGATCCAGCTATCTACGTCAAGTCAGACTCGCCAGAAAAGATTCTGGAAGCCATGATGAGTCGACGGCAAATAATTGGCTGACAGAAGAAAATTTATCAGCGGAACGGCCCACTTGCGTATCTTAGCTTTCTCGTCGTGGGTCTCTTTCGGGAGATCGCAGAGCTTCAATTTACCGAGTCCGACGGTCATGATGAAGTCATTGTTCAACGTACCTACTGTACGTTGTTTGGTTTCTGGTGTTAAATGGCCCGTGGCGTTGTTTTGATCGTTAATGGCAGTATTTGATCTTGAATTCTGATCCGACTGATAGGTTTTGTGTGTAAACGTAAATCTACTGTATGCAAAAGGCCGTATCAGTATAAGACTGAGTACAGTATGGAATCGGAAAGTCGGAACAGAGTCCAGGTCGGTAACGGACCACTAATACGTCCGACTGGACTAATCATAAATCCGTCATAGAGCCGCTGAACAAGCTGAGTAAGCAGATTAGGCATGTTAATCAGATTAAGCAGACCTGGGGACTCAACCACAGAAGCTTGAAATTGCGAAAGGGAGAGAGTACAGATGGTTATAATACGGCAAATCGGCACGGGCCCAACCTACCAGCCCCATGTACCTGAATACTGCAGACAACGGAGCCCTTGAGCGACTTGTGGCCAGGCGGCTTCGCATGACATCTCTGAGTCAGCTTAGCAGGAACCCTGACAGGGTCCGCTGTAAAGTTGCAGTCTGTTAGcctgctgccttctgcttAGCGCTTATTACATGCTGTCGGACTCGGTCGGAGTTAGCCATATCAGATCCGGGGCCGCATCGGGCAGGTGCCAGCGGACTCAAGCCCGGTCTGGTGGGTGGGTTCGGTGAGCTTTACGACATTACAGAAGTTGTAAAAGCTATAGAAATCAAACTAGTGAACGTGCCCAGGGCTAGGACCCTAGGTTATATTCCCATTAAAAGTAGAGTGATAAACAGGAGGGTGATATGGCTTCCCGCATGAAAACTGGACTAGCATAAATGCACCCGCTATGTACACGCTTGCCCAGATGGATACAAAAGAGAACAAGATTGCTAGAAAGCGCCGCTATATGCTCCAAGAATCATCATGAGCTATCATCAGAACCGTTTGCCCTGGCCTTGCTCTGCCGGAGAGCTTCGACCGCGTTATGCACCTCTTCTTTAGCTTTGGCTTCCAAGCGAGCCTTTGTGGTTGACTCTAATGAGTCTAATCCCAGAGCATGTTCATACAATTTCCGAGAGATATTTCGATTGATGTCGGTGTACTCCTCCTTGGAGACAACCTTCGACCGGTAGTGCGGTTTGAGAGCCGCGCTGACGAGTTTTTGAATGTCAGATTTTACCTCTAGGGATAAACCAATGCGAGCTGGTGAGCTCTCGTTCGACCTTACTGCCCTAACTATATGCGCCGCTCGAGGTATTCGGCGAGGGCGAGAGCGCGAGGGCGTTTCTTCTCTAACATCCTTGTGAGAACTAGCTGGTGATACTTCCGGAGAGAATGTGGGAGACGACACTTCGCGCGGTGGGGTAAGCTGCATTGGTGATATTGGCCGGCTTCCGGAGTGCGGAGGCGGGGTGGTAGAAGATAGCCGCGGGGATGATTGATTAGAAGGAACAGGTGAGATGGAAGGCGACGAAAGACCCAGAGTACTTTGCTCGGCGGAGACGTGAGCTGAAGGGCCGTACGAGTTAACACTTTGAGGCGTTGACGCATCTTCGACCTCCTTCAATAATGATGAGAGGAAGCTCGGCTCGCTAGAGTTGTCGGCATTAAGACGAGCAGATGCCTGGGCAGTAGCACTCCTGGATGACTCGCCATTCTGCACCGCCAATGCCGCGAGATCTTCGGCTCTACGGGTGCGGGGTCGTTTCAGCTTGCGTGCGGGTTCAGCAGGCTCCGGAGAAGGGGACATTGTTGGCTCTTTACGTTTTCGTGCAGCGCTCGGGTTGTTCTCGATCTCACGGGCACGTTCAAAGGCGTTCCACGCCCTCATCTCCTCTAGCGACTCAGGTTCAGGTGTCGGCGCCCTCGGCGCTCGCGGTCGTGATGGTCGAGGTGCCTCAATGTCAAGCAGAGCAGCAGTGTCTCTGAAGCGATTTCTTCCACCCTGCCGCTCGGCGACGTCAAAACGGCGCTGCCAGGTGCGGAACTCTCTCTGGTTAGCTTCCTCGCGGCGTTGTTGCTGCAACGCGCGCTCGACAGCTCGATCATCATCGAAGGGGAAATCCAAGTCTATGTTAAGATTGTCCCAAACTGATTGCCAAACACGTGCCCAGTGCAGGGAGTTGATTTGGTTTCTACTCAG
This sequence is a window from Aspergillus nidulans FGSC A4 chromosome IV. Protein-coding genes within it:
- a CDS encoding MFS transporter (transcript_id=CADANIAT00000143) yields the protein MSDINNLHPGDGPGHDAPSSSTTLRSESRSSLGYGEKAMQSSPDTVSEKGEDRDIESGNHDAQKPSADEKPKELESKDPNLIEWNGPNDPENPQNMPHWRKWVITMTMSSMTMWLTFASSVFSTATLVTAQQFGVSTEVMILATSLVVFGFAAGPLVWSPMSELYGRKYPLFLGYALFAIFQIPVAVAKNVQTILVCRFLMGFLGCSPLAVVGGAMADFWDPVDRAIAIALFSAATFVGPVLGPIVGGFLTDSYLGWRWTAWITLIASGSFGGIAWFVVPETYHPVLLQRRAAKLRKETGNQDLYAFLDHHRPTFGDIVRKYLFRPVQMLMLEPILILITLYLALVYGILYLFFEAYPVSFQEERGWTNGGIAGLPFIGIMIGVLCGVALIVWQTKTRFARKLAKHGRVIPEERLVPMMVASVLLPGGLFWFGWTSSPNVHWLAQVAAGVPIGAGILVIFMQGLNYIIDVYMMFANSAIAANTLIRSSLGGAFPLFATQMYHKLGVPWASSLLGFITVAMIPIPIVFYIYGKKIRALSKFSPNF
- a CDS encoding putative PHD and RING finger domain protein (transcript_id=CADANIAT00000144) produces the protein MSDTCIVCLGDLGESASDPLAASVPRPDLEPDGKAPDISTKAEGSDGSEDSFIAQLLPCGHILHNNCLKPWVERANSCPICRRTFNEVELSDRVGGPVISSYAVEDRVQVADVDPSMVVEYIDDDVSDFQPCPICGDSENEEVLLLCDGCDVPTHIYCVGLDEVPAGPWYCSRCETQRPIGLSSDAVDRLSHAQTRRRHRTRAQQRRVLSRNQINSLHWARVWQSVWDNLNIDLDFPFDDDRAVERALQQQRREEANQREFRTWQRRFDVAERQGGRNRFRDTAALLDIEAPRPSRPRAPRAPTPEPESLEEMRAWNAFERAREIENNPSAARKRKEPTMSPSPEPAEPARKLKRPRTRRAEDLAALAVQNGESSRSATAQASARLNADNSSEPSFLSSLLKEVEDASTPQSVNSYGPSAHVSAEQSTLGLSSPSISPVPSNQSSPRLSSTTPPPHSGSRPISPMQLTPPREVSSPTFSPEVSPASSHKDVREETPSRSRPRRIPRAAHIVRAVRSNESSPARIGLSLEVKSDIQKLVSAALKPHYRSKVVSKEEYTDINRNISRKLYEHALGLDSLESTTKARLEAKAKEEVHNAVEALRQSKARANGSDDSS